In Deinococcota bacterium, one genomic interval encodes:
- a CDS encoding helix-turn-helix transcriptional regulator, translating to MANAVKWKLKEYLHSHGITAYKLAEKTSGALSRTGVYRLASDDLSGIR from the coding sequence ATGGCCAACGCGGTGAAGTGGAAACTGAAAGAATACCTTCATTCGCACGGCATCACCGCCTATAAGCTTGCCGAAAAGACCAGCGGAGCCCTGTCTCGTACGGGCGTCTACCGGCTTGCCTCGGACGATCTGTCGGGAATCCGCTGA